A section of the Cydia splendana chromosome 1, ilCydSple1.2, whole genome shotgun sequence genome encodes:
- the LOC134792542 gene encoding NADH dehydrogenase [ubiquinone] 1 subunit C2 yields the protein MSSQMSAIDLLKLGDDCREKPFLNKYWPEILGVGFGIATGVFINFGTRRPVFSGIQKHILGVAGWVAVLSFAQKRRDAYFAERDAVYRHYVELHPEDFPIPERKRIGDILEPWIPIR from the exons ATGTCCTCGCAAATGTCTGCGATTGATTTACTTAAATTAGGTGATGACTGCAGAGAAAAACCATTTCTGAATAAGTACTGGCCAGAAATATTAGGTGTTGGCTTTGGAATTGCAACAGGAGTTTTCATAAACTTCGGCACGAGACGTCCAGTCTTTAGCG GGATACAAAAGCACATCCTCGGCGTGGCGGGTTGGGTTGCTGTGCTGAGTTTTGCTCAGAAGAGGCGTGATGCTTATTTTGCCGAAAGAGACGCGGTGTACAGGCATTATGTTGAGCTTCATCCTGAAGACTTCCCAATCCCAG AGAGGAAGAGGATTGGAGACATTTTGGAGCCATGGATCCCAATTCGCTAA